In Leptolyngbya sp. KIOST-1, one DNA window encodes the following:
- a CDS encoding gamma-glutamylcyclotransferase family protein, with protein sequence MTSLTPLPGPDDYFYYFAYGSCMCPVDLKRSLGESTHSFVVGPATLTGYRLGFFRRSRLRNCGVLDVVPHPGSTVQGVLYSLPWRLSPALDLREEGYRHELVTVTHQGRAYSGTRTYSVVEKTYAEIAPNEWYTNVVLRGAATCGLPEEYCWSLFHHIHSLQRQQTVATLRRSA encoded by the coding sequence ATGACAAGCCTCACACCCCTCCCCGGCCCCGACGATTACTTCTACTACTTTGCCTACGGCTCCTGCATGTGCCCGGTAGACCTGAAACGATCCCTGGGGGAGAGCACCCACAGTTTTGTGGTGGGGCCAGCGACCCTGACCGGGTATCGGTTGGGCTTCTTTCGGCGATCGCGGCTGCGCAACTGCGGCGTCCTCGATGTGGTGCCTCACCCCGGCTCCACCGTGCAGGGAGTGCTCTACAGCCTGCCCTGGCGGCTGAGTCCCGCCCTCGACCTGCGCGAAGAGGGCTACCGCCACGAACTGGTTACCGTCACCCACCAGGGACGGGCCTACTCAGGCACTCGCACGTATTCTGTGGTGGAGAAAACCTACGCCGAAATCGCTCCCAATGAGTGGTATACCAACGTGGTGCTGCGCGGAGCCGCCACCTGCGGGCTACCGGAGGAATACTGCTGGAGTCTGTTCCACCACATTCACTCCCTCCAGCGGCAGCAGACCGTAGCTACCCTGCGGCGGTCTGCGTAG